From the Gadus chalcogrammus isolate NIFS_2021 chromosome 15, NIFS_Gcha_1.0, whole genome shotgun sequence genome, one window contains:
- the edaradd gene encoding ectodysplasin-A receptor-associated adapter protein isoform X1 — MTSLRTYKEPFGRTTSEPVEDTDPSSFMAGIDVFIFYPTQSIKTNYPVQVTDPQDPVTFPLPSMLPRYPPADRIRQPVEDGEDCICTPSLSPDLPQELRYLSGMCEKCRYQAPVPKISDLMDDKDLLDSLRLKLDPNHCTVKNWKNFASRWGMSYDELTLLEHRTQGSLSHSPTQEFLLRYNQKSVGELSELCRFYERIDVQRLLQDWLEKDWPSRWQKTH; from the exons GCCGAACGACTTCTGAACCGGTGGAGGATACAGACCCCAGCAGCTTCATGGCAGGAATC gatgtttttattttttatccaaCCCAGTCGATCAAGACCAACTACCCCGTCCAAGTGACCGATCCTCAGG ATCCCGTGACCTTTCCCCTGCCCTCCATGCTCCCCAGGTACCCTCCTGCCGACCGGATACGGCAG CCAGTGGAGGACGGTGAAGACTGTATCTGCACCCCGTCACTCTCCCCAG ACCTCCCCCAGGAGCTGCGGTACCTGAGCGGGATGTGTGAGAAGTGCCGCTACCAGGCGCCAGTGCCTAAGATCAGCGACCTAATGGACGACAAGGACCTGCTGGACTCCCTGCGCCTCAAGCTGGACCCCAACCACTGCACCGTCAAGAACTGGAAGAACTTTGCCAGCCGCTGGGGCATGAGCTACGACGAGCTCACCCTGCTGGAACACCGGACCCAGGGCTCGCTGTCGCACAGCCCCACGCAAGAGTTCCTGCTGCGCTACAACCAGAAGAGTGTGGGTGAGCTGAGCGAACTATGCCGCTTCTACGAACGCATCGACGTGCAGCGGCTGCTGCAGGACTGGCTGGAGAAGGACTGGCCGTCGCGCTGGCAGAAGACACACTGA
- the edaradd gene encoding ectodysplasin-A receptor-associated adapter protein isoform X2 has translation MTSLRTYKEPFGRTTSEPVEDTDPSSFMAGISIKTNYPVQVTDPQDPVTFPLPSMLPRYPPADRIRQPVEDGEDCICTPSLSPDLPQELRYLSGMCEKCRYQAPVPKISDLMDDKDLLDSLRLKLDPNHCTVKNWKNFASRWGMSYDELTLLEHRTQGSLSHSPTQEFLLRYNQKSVGELSELCRFYERIDVQRLLQDWLEKDWPSRWQKTH, from the exons GCCGAACGACTTCTGAACCGGTGGAGGATACAGACCCCAGCAGCTTCATGGCAGGAATC TCGATCAAGACCAACTACCCCGTCCAAGTGACCGATCCTCAGG ATCCCGTGACCTTTCCCCTGCCCTCCATGCTCCCCAGGTACCCTCCTGCCGACCGGATACGGCAG CCAGTGGAGGACGGTGAAGACTGTATCTGCACCCCGTCACTCTCCCCAG ACCTCCCCCAGGAGCTGCGGTACCTGAGCGGGATGTGTGAGAAGTGCCGCTACCAGGCGCCAGTGCCTAAGATCAGCGACCTAATGGACGACAAGGACCTGCTGGACTCCCTGCGCCTCAAGCTGGACCCCAACCACTGCACCGTCAAGAACTGGAAGAACTTTGCCAGCCGCTGGGGCATGAGCTACGACGAGCTCACCCTGCTGGAACACCGGACCCAGGGCTCGCTGTCGCACAGCCCCACGCAAGAGTTCCTGCTGCGCTACAACCAGAAGAGTGTGGGTGAGCTGAGCGAACTATGCCGCTTCTACGAACGCATCGACGTGCAGCGGCTGCTGCAGGACTGGCTGGAGAAGGACTGGCCGTCGCGCTGGCAGAAGACACACTGA